A single genomic interval of Nonomuraea rubra harbors:
- a CDS encoding glucose 1-dehydrogenase, whose product MSSQPPLERAKRVLDGKVVIITGGARGMGAATARRCVAAGARVVLTDVLVEEGTATAKELDARFIRHDVTSQDAWAAVVAEVLEAYGRVDGLVNNAGIATMLTIEQQPLEEFQNVLQVNLVGTFLGLKAVLAPMREQGGGAIVNLSSVAGLFALPLTGGYGASKWGVRGLTKIAALEFGRDRIRVNSVHPGMIVTPMTQGLGAVSGEGTFGLAPAGRWGEPEEVAEAIAFLLSDAASYVTGAELAIDGGWTAGEGSLLPPPKAPEV is encoded by the coding sequence ATGTCTTCCCAACCACCCCTAGAGAGGGCGAAAAGGGTGCTCGACGGCAAGGTTGTGATCATCACAGGCGGCGCCCGTGGCATGGGGGCGGCCACCGCCCGGCGCTGCGTCGCGGCAGGGGCCCGGGTCGTGCTCACCGACGTGCTGGTGGAGGAGGGCACGGCGACCGCCAAGGAGCTGGACGCCCGCTTCATCCGGCACGACGTGACCAGCCAGGACGCCTGGGCGGCCGTCGTCGCCGAGGTCCTGGAGGCGTACGGGCGCGTCGACGGCCTGGTGAACAACGCCGGCATCGCCACCATGCTGACGATCGAGCAGCAGCCCCTGGAGGAGTTCCAGAACGTCCTCCAGGTGAACCTCGTCGGCACCTTCCTGGGGCTGAAGGCCGTGCTCGCGCCCATGCGCGAGCAGGGCGGCGGCGCCATCGTGAACCTGTCGTCGGTCGCGGGGCTGTTCGCGCTGCCCCTGACCGGCGGGTACGGCGCCTCCAAGTGGGGCGTGCGCGGGCTGACGAAGATCGCGGCGCTGGAGTTCGGGCGCGACCGGATCCGGGTCAACTCCGTGCATCCCGGGATGATCGTCACCCCGATGACGCAGGGGCTCGGGGCCGTGTCCGGGGAGGGCACGTTCGGCCTGGCCCCCGCCGGGCGCTGGGGCGAGCCGGAGGAGGTGGCGGAGGCGATCGCGTTCCTGCTGTCCGACGCGGCCTCGTACGTCACCGGCGCCGAGCTGGCCATCGACGGCGGCTGGACCGCGGGGGAGGGCTCGCTGCTGCCCCCGCCGAAGGCTCCAGAGGTCTAG
- a CDS encoding alpha/beta fold hydrolase codes for MPYEEVGEGVRLFYTDDGQGTPPLLLVHGWGTDSHQWSWHIDALAATHRVLAVDLRGHGYSSVPETGNTPRAMAADLDVLLGRLGIPQVVAVGHSMGGQVVSILAVEHPERVRALVTLDPGYGMTAEIARGFPRMIEGLRGERPHEAAERIDEWCTNAATPPVIRRWHKRRLHGMPPHVLVQAFEAMFTGPGAIGVRPASDDYLARRRCPVLSIWADAGRAGWEAGLLKDPASVVLSWEGASHRLHEERPGDFVNALEGWLRRL; via the coding sequence GTGCCGTACGAGGAGGTCGGGGAGGGCGTCCGGCTCTTCTACACCGACGACGGGCAGGGCACCCCGCCGCTGCTGCTGGTCCACGGCTGGGGGACCGACTCCCACCAGTGGTCGTGGCACATCGACGCGCTCGCCGCCACGCACCGCGTGCTCGCCGTGGACCTGCGCGGCCACGGCTACTCCTCGGTCCCGGAGACCGGCAACACGCCGCGCGCGATGGCCGCGGACCTGGACGTCCTGCTCGGCCGCCTCGGCATCCCCCAGGTGGTCGCCGTCGGCCACTCGATGGGCGGCCAGGTGGTCTCCATCCTGGCCGTCGAGCACCCGGAGCGGGTGCGGGCGCTGGTCACCCTCGACCCCGGCTACGGCATGACGGCCGAGATCGCCCGCGGCTTCCCCAGGATGATCGAGGGCCTGCGCGGCGAGCGGCCCCACGAGGCGGCCGAGCGCATCGACGAGTGGTGCACGAACGCCGCCACCCCGCCCGTCATCAGGCGCTGGCACAAGCGCAGGCTGCACGGGATGCCGCCGCACGTGCTGGTCCAGGCGTTCGAGGCCATGTTCACCGGCCCCGGCGCGATCGGCGTGCGCCCGGCCAGCGACGACTACCTGGCCCGCAGGCGGTGCCCGGTGCTGTCGATCTGGGCCGACGCCGGCCGGGCGGGCTGGGAGGCCGGGCTGCTCAAGGACCCCGCGTCGGTGGTGCTGTCGTGGGAGGGCGCGAGCCACCGGCTGCACGAGGAGCGCCCGGGCGACTTCGTCAACGCGCTGGAGGGCTGGCTGCGGCGGTTGTGA
- a CDS encoding DUF4126 domain-containing protein: protein MLAALTGLGLSTAAGLNAYIPLLVVGVLANVTDAVRLPDGYAWLSNWGVLAVLAVLLVAEMVLDKVPAVDSVNDVIQTVVRPASGGVVFSATSAAAELENSTWMTERPWVGWLLGVLLALAVHAVKSAARPVINAGTAGVGAPVVSTVEDAGSFGMSLIAVFLPVLVIVALLVLAVAAWWLLRRVRRFRAHRRARKRATGNHHPPG from the coding sequence ATGCTGGCCGCTCTGACCGGCCTGGGGCTGTCGACCGCCGCCGGGCTGAACGCGTACATCCCGCTCCTGGTCGTGGGGGTGCTGGCGAACGTCACCGACGCCGTCCGGCTGCCCGACGGCTACGCGTGGCTGTCGAACTGGGGGGTGCTGGCCGTCCTGGCGGTGCTGCTGGTGGCCGAGATGGTGCTCGACAAGGTGCCCGCCGTCGACAGCGTCAACGACGTCATCCAGACCGTGGTGCGCCCGGCCTCGGGCGGCGTGGTCTTCTCCGCCACGAGCGCCGCCGCCGAGCTGGAGAACTCGACCTGGATGACCGAGCGCCCCTGGGTGGGATGGCTGCTGGGCGTGCTGCTGGCGCTGGCCGTGCACGCGGTCAAGTCCGCCGCCCGCCCGGTGATCAACGCGGGCACGGCGGGCGTCGGCGCGCCGGTGGTGAGCACGGTCGAGGACGCCGGGTCGTTCGGCATGAGCCTGATCGCGGTGTTCCTGCCCGTGCTGGTGATCGTCGCGTTGCTGGTGCTCGCGGTGGCCGCGTGGTGGCTGCTGCGGCGGGTACGCCGCTTCCGCGCCCACAGGAGGGCCCGCAAGAGGGCGACCGGGAATCATCACCCGCCAGGCTGA
- a CDS encoding choline kinase family protein gives MAAPELLDRIPLLSGVPRSVEELPGGLTNHNYKVTTPSGAYVVRVWASDGTLLAIDRDAEHANSIAAARAGVGAPVHDYLPGLGVLVVGFLPGCHTFTEADLHDQANLPRVAEACRRLHAGPRFVRDFDMFEVQRRYLEIVRERGFRLPPRYLDFMPTVTQIRKCLAIRDEGTVPCNNDLLPGNILDDGERLWLIDYEYAGNNDPCFELGNIWSESALPPGHLEQLVTAYYGRRLRHKIARARLLGLMSKYGWTLWASIQDGANETIDFDFWSWGMEKYERAVAEFTDPGLTGLMEEAARAD, from the coding sequence ATGGCCGCGCCCGAGCTCCTCGATCGCATCCCGCTGCTGTCCGGCGTGCCGCGCTCCGTGGAGGAGCTGCCCGGCGGGCTCACCAACCACAACTACAAGGTCACCACGCCGTCCGGCGCGTACGTGGTGCGGGTGTGGGCCAGCGACGGCACGCTGCTGGCCATCGACAGGGACGCCGAGCACGCGAACTCGATCGCGGCGGCGCGGGCGGGGGTCGGCGCGCCGGTGCACGACTACCTGCCGGGGCTCGGGGTGCTGGTGGTGGGCTTCCTGCCGGGCTGCCACACGTTCACCGAGGCCGACCTGCACGACCAGGCGAACCTGCCGCGCGTGGCCGAGGCGTGCAGGCGGCTGCACGCGGGGCCGCGGTTCGTGCGCGACTTCGACATGTTCGAGGTGCAGCGGCGCTATCTGGAGATCGTCCGCGAGCGCGGCTTCCGGCTCCCGCCCCGCTACCTCGACTTCATGCCCACCGTCACCCAGATCCGGAAATGTCTGGCTATCAGGGACGAGGGGACGGTTCCGTGTAACAACGACCTGCTGCCCGGGAACATCCTGGACGACGGCGAGCGCCTCTGGCTGATCGACTACGAGTACGCGGGCAACAACGACCCCTGCTTCGAGCTCGGCAACATCTGGAGCGAGTCCGCCCTGCCCCCCGGCCACCTGGAGCAGCTCGTCACCGCCTACTACGGCCGCCGCCTGCGCCACAAGATCGCCCGGGCGCGCCTGCTCGGCCTCATGTCCAAGTACGGCTGGACGTTGTGGGCCTCCATCCAGGACGGCGCGAACGAGACCATCGACTTCGACTTCTGGTCCTGGGGTATGGAGAAGTACGAGCGGGCGGTGGCCGAATTCACCGATCCCGGCCTGACGGGCCTCATGGAGGAGGCGGCCCGGGCAGACTAG